A window of Variovorax sp. HW608 genomic DNA:
CAAGATCCTGCAGGACGCCCGCGCCACCGGCGCCAAGGTGCTGACCGGCGGCGGGCGCGTGGGCAGCGAAGGCAACTTTTTCGCGCCCACGGTACTGGACGAGGTGTCGCTGCAGGCCGATGTGTTCAACAACGAGCCCTTTGGCCCCATCGCCGCCATCCGCGGCTTCGACACGCTGGAAGAAGCGATTGCTGAAGCCAATCGCCTGCCTTTCGGCCTGGCCGGCTACGCCTTCACGCAGTCCATCAAGAACGCGCACCTGCTGTCGCAATCGGTGGAAGTTGGCATGCTGTGGATCAACCAACCGGCCGCGCCCTCGCCCGAGATGCCGTTCGGCGGCGTGAAGGATTCGGGCTACGGCTCCGAAGGCGGCCCGGAAGCCATGGAGGCTTATCTGGTGACCAAGGCCGTGTCGATCATGGCCGTCTGAATCCCTCGCAGGGGAAGACGGCGTGGAGGGGCCCGCCGCGCTACGGCCTATCTCATTGCACGTTGCAGGCGCGCCTTTCCTTTGCACTTTGCGCGATGGCATCCAGGGTAGCCGCGTTGTCCAGACTGGCCTTTGCTGCACGTTCGATGGCGTCGAAGTCGCGCTCCGCAATGACCTTTGCGAACGCCTCTGCGGCGAAACGAAAGCCGCTCCCGGCGCCACAACGAATGTCCTCAAACGGAATCGCCAGAGGCGTGCCGCGGCGAACGCGCAGTTGGCTGGGGAGGTACCCGAAGGGGTGGCCGCCGGCATTCACACTCGTATGGTTCAAGAATTCTGTTGTGATTGAGCCTTGCGTGCCCACGATATGGGCCAGTCGATGATTCGCTGTGTCCATCGCGCATGAGAGCTGGGCGCGAGCGCCGTCAGCATAGTAGAGGGTGGCCGCCAGGCTCATGTCAACACCGGACTCGTCCCACGAGGCATCAGCTTGCACGCGCTGCGGTGCACAGCCCATGACCAGTCGGATCAGGCTCAGCGGATAGCTGCCGGCGTCCAACAGTGCGCCGCCGCCCAGTTCGGGATTCATCCTGATGTTGCCTTGCGGGCTGGATAGGGTGAAACCAAAGCTCGCCTGGATTGAGCGGACCCTTCCAATCGCGCCCTGGCGCAACAGGTCAAGCATTGCGCCGGTTTGCGGCTGAAAGTAGTAGGGAAAGGCCTCGAGCAGCATGACGCCGTGCCGCTTTGCGGCATCGAACATGGCCCCTGCTTCATCGCGACGCAAGGCCAGTGGCTTCTCACACAGCACGTGCTTGCCGGCCTCGGCGGCCTTGATCGCCCATTCGGCATGCAAGCTATTGGGAAGTGGCACGTAGACCGCGTCGATCTCGTCGTCGGAGAGCAATGCCTCGTAGCTGCCGTAATGGCGGCCGATGCCTTGGGCCACAGCGAAGGCAGCTGCTGTGTCTGGACTGCGGCTTGCGACGGCAACGACGCGCGCTTGCTGGCTCGGCGCCACGTCGCGCGAGAACTGCTTGGCGATATTGGCGCAACCCAGGATGCCGATGCGAAGAGGTGAGGTAGCTCTAGTAGGGGTAGGGGTCATGATGTAGTTCGGCGATTTAGGTCAAGTGGCGAACGAGTGGTGAAAGCTCTAGACGACCACCACCGGTTGGTCAGGCGAAAAAGAGGATGATTTGACGTCGCTGGCAAGTGGACGGATCCGTGAAAAGGCCGGTCTCCTGGGGGCATCCGCCGCATGCACTGAGCGCGTTTCAAACAGAATCCGGGGCCGGCACGTATTGCGAGTGAAGGGCAGGCTGGTGGGGGTTGAACATCGCGTGTAAAACGAATGCGGCACCGCCAACGGCGGTAGCCAGATCCGAGTGCCGGGCCGTTTTCACCACCGGGGCTATCAGACCGGCCCTTTCTGCGTACCGGGAGAGTACTTCGGACGCTGCATCGAGAAGCGTGTCTCCGCCGAAGGTCACCGTCTCGCCGCCCAACACGATCACCTGCGGGTTGAAGGTGGTCCAGACGTTCTGGAGCAGCACGCCGAGATAGGCACCCGCTCTCGCGAAAGCGGCCCGGGTCGCCGGATTGCGGCTGCTCATGCGCGCGCGCAGCGCACGCCGGTCGATGACGTCGTCCTGAAAGCAACCCGCCGCGGCCGCGATGGCCTTGAGCCCGATGTACGCCTCCGCACATCCGAGCCGACCGCACGAGCAGGGCTGCCCTTCGATCACGAGCGTGGTGTGGCCGATCTCGCCCGCTGAACCGCTGGCACCCGTGAACAGCGCGTGGTTGAGGATGATGCCCGCGCCGACGCCAACGCCGCAGCTCACGTAGACCAGCGGATCGTCGACCGGTCTCTCGCAAAACTCGGTCTCGCCGACGGCCGCCAGGTCGGCTTCGTTGTGATAGTAGACAGGGACGTCCGCCAGGCCCGCCTGTGCCAGTTCGGCGCCCAGCCGGCGGCCGATCTCGACATGGCGCCAGCCGATGTTCGGCGCGAATTCCAGCATGCCCGAACGCTTGTCGACCGGGCCATGCAGCCCGACACCGATGCCCAGCAGGCGCGAACCGCCGCGTGCCATCTTGGCGGAAAGCGCGGTGGCCATCTCGACGAGTTGGTGACAGGCCTCGTCCGGGTCCTTCGACCGGAGCGCAGCCTGGCTCGCCTCGAGGATTTCCCCGTGGATCGAAGTCGCCACGACCCGGATTGCATCCGGTCCAAGGTCGACGCCGAGCAGGACCATGTCCTTTCCTGCGAGCTTCAAAGGCGTGGGCCGGCGTCCGGCTGTGCCGGTGACGAACGCATCGGCTTCGACCAGCCATCCTTCATCGATGAGTTCCTTGATGAGCAGACTGACGGTGGATCGCGTCAAGCCGCTGCGCTCAGACAGGTCAGCGCGGGAGATGCCAGCGTGCTCGCGAAGCAGGCGAAGCAGGGCAATGCGATTGATGCTTTTGACATAGGCCTGGTCTCCCGTGACCGGAGATGGCGTGGAAATCTTCTTCCTTTGCTCTCGCACGTGCTTTATGCCTGTTAGTCGAACTAATGGTCTCGCGCTTCGATCTGATGGGTGGGTCATAAGCGATTCTATTGGTTCGCTGCCGAGATTGGAGCCTGTAAAAGGCTAGCTTCAATCGCGAAATTTTGCACTATCAGTGTATTCCCTAGTGATCATGCCGCTCCCTCATGGCACATTTGTTCGCCCATCAAACAAATTGGAGACACGATGAGAAGCATCAAGTTGGTTTCTTCTGCGTTGTTCGCCGCGGGGATGTGGCTGTCCTCTGCCGGTGCCCTGGCCGACACGACGGTTCGTCTGATGCATGTGGACCAGAACCCCGAGACCGGCGCCTTCTACAACGACGTTGCGCGCCGTTTCGAATCGACGCACCCCGGCGTGAAGGTCGAGATCCAGTACCTCGAGAACGAGTCGTACAAGAAGAAGCTGACCACGCTGCTGCAGTCGCCCGACCGGCCCAACATCCTGTACAGCTGGGGCGGCGGGACGATGCGGGACCAGATCAAGGCCGGCGTCGTCGAGGACATCTCGGCGCCCATGGACGCGAAGTGGCGCGAGAGCTTCATGCCGGCTGCGCTGCAGGCCTTTACCGTCAACGGCAAGGTCTACGGCGTACCGCTGCAGCTGGGCCAGGTCGGGTTCTTCTACAACAAGGACCTGTTCGCGAAGGCCGGGGTGGACGCCGGTTCGATCAAGACCTGGGACGACCTGCTCGGCGCCGTGAAGAAGATCAAGGACTCGGGGACCACGCCGATCATCGTCGGCGGCGGTGACAAGTGGCCGCTGCACTTCTACTGGTCGCACCTGGCCCTGCGGATCGGCGGCAAGGCCGCCTTCGACTCCGCCATGCAAGGCGAAGGCAAGGGCTTTGCGAGCGACACCTTCGTCCAGGCGGGCACCTTGTTCCAGCAACTCACCGACCTGAAGCCGTTCCAGCCGGGCTACCTCGGCGCCACGTTTCCCCAGTCTTCGGGCCAGTTCGGCGACGGCAAGGGGGCCATGGTGCTGCAGCTGAACTCGATGCTCGGCTCGATGAAGGCGAACTCCGCGAACAAGCTCGGCATTCCCGAGGACAAGCTGGGATGGTTCCCCTTCCCGGCCGTGGCGGGCGGCAAGGGCGACCCGAGCGACACCCTGGGCGGCATGAACGGCTGGCTGGTCACCAAGGGCTCGCCGAAGGAGGCCGTCGAATTCCTGCGCTTCTTCTCGGAGGCGAAGAACCAGCGCATCCCGGCTGAGCGCGGCTCCTACATCCCGGTGGTGAACGGAACGCAGGATGCCATCGCGAACCCGATCCTTCGCCAGTTGGCAGAGAACGTCTCGAAGTCGCACTACCACCAGATCTACTACGACCAGATGCTTGGCCCGTCGGTCGGTGCGGTCGTCAACGACGTGTCGGTCGATCTCGCCACCGGGAAGATGAAGCCGGCGGACGCCGCGGCTGCCGTGCAGGCCGCCTGGCAGCGCGCCAACGGCACCAACTGAGCGATCCGCGGGAAGGATCCAACGTGACGATGATCGATCACAGTGCGGGCGCTGCCATGCCCGCCGCCCCGACAGGCTGGTCGCGGGCCTGGCGCCGCAAGCCATCCAAACGAGTCGGCGGCACGACGACGGTGGTGCTGTTCTTTCTGCCGCCGGCGATCCTGCTGTTCACCTTGTTCGTTGCCTTCCCGATGGGGGCGGCCGGCTGGTACAGCTTCTTCAGCTGGAACGGCTACGGTGTCCCCACCAATTTCATCGGCCTGCGGAACTTCGTGGACCTGTTCCGCAACCCCGCGTTCCACACGGCCCTCGGCAACAACCTGCTGATCATCGTGGGGTCCCTGGCGGTGCAGTTGCCATTGGCCCTGGCGATGGCGGTGCTGCTGGCCGACAAGGTGCGCGGCACCACCACCTTCAGGCTGATCTTCTTCCTGCCCTACATCCTGGCGGAGATCGCGGCCGGCCTCATCTGGCGCTTCGTCTACGACGGCGACTACGGCCTCCTGGCCAAGGTCTGGGAAGCGTTCGGAGCGAGCGCGCCCTATGTGCTGTCCGAACCGGACCTCGCCATGTACGCCATCCTGGTCGTCGTGATCTGGAAGTACTTCGGCTTCCACATGATCCTGTACATCGCCGGACTGCAGCAGATCGATCGAAGCCTCTATGAAGCTGCTCGCATCGACGGCGCGTCGCGCTGGCAGATCTTCACCCGCATCACGGTGCCCTTGCTGGGCTCGACGATCAGGCTGTCGGTGTTCTTCGCGATCCTCGGATCGATCCAGCTCTTCGATCTCATCATGCCGCTGACCAAGGGCGGTCCGTCCGACAGCACGCAGACCATGGTGACCTTCCTCTACAGCTACGGGGTGACTCGCATGGAGATCGGATTCGGCAGCGCCGTCGGTGTCGTCCTGTTCCTGATCTGCGTGGTCTTCGCCTTTGGCTACAAACGGATCCTGATGCGCCATGACTAGTCACGATACAACCCCTTCGAAGTCGGCGTCGATGTCGCCGGTCGTTCGCTACGCAGCGCTGTTCCTCGTTGCCGGCCTGGTGCTGATCCCGTTGGTCGCCACCGTGCTGGGCGGATTCAAGACGCTCGGCGACCTGCGGGTCAACCCGTTCGGATTTCCGGCCCAATGGGAATGGCGCAACTACTGGGACATCCTGGGCGGGAGCCGCTACTGGCAGCTGATGGGCAATTCCGCGGTGATCGCGGTGCTGACGGTCATCCTGACGGTGATGGTCTCGGCGATGGCGGCCTTCGTGTTCGTGCACATCAAGTTCTTCGGCTCGACCTTCCTCATCAACTACCTGCTTCTCGGCTTGATGTTCCCGGCGGCGACCGCCATCTTGCCGCTCTTCATCCAGATCCGGGACCTGGGCCTGCTCGACAACTACTGGGGCGTCGTGCTGCCACAGGTGGCCTTCGGCCTGGCGTCGAGCATCCTGCTGTTTCGCAACTACTTCAAGCAACTGCCGGCGGAATTGTTCGAGGCGGCCTTGATCGACGGCTGCGGCTACTTCAGGTTCTTCTGGCACATCGTGCTGCCGCTGTCGCGCCCCATCTTGGCCACCGTGGCGGTGATCGTCTTCGTGCACAGCTGGAACTCCTACCTGCTGCCGCTGGTGGTCTTCAACCGCGAGACGCTCTACACCTGGCCGCTCGGGATCATGGCCTACCAGGGCGAGTTCTCGACCGACTGGAACCTGGTGCTGGCATTCATCACGCTCACGATCCTTCCGGCCGTGATCATGTTCTTTGCCGCCCAGAAGCACATCGTCGCCGGCCTGACCTCCGGCTCTGTAAAGGGTTGACGCCCGTCGCTCGTACGCCCCACAACCAGGCAATCACAAGGATCAAGCATGTCTGCAGTCAGCATCCGGAGAGTTCAGAAGAACTATGGCGCGGTTCAAATCATCCGCGACGTCAATGTCGAAATTGACGATGGCGAGTTCGTGATCCTGGTCGGACCCTCCGGCTGTGGAAAGTCGACGCTGCTGAGGATGATTGCCGGACTTGAGGACATTTCGGCGGGCGAGATTCGCATCGGTGAGAGAGTCGTCAACGATGTCGAGCCGAAGGAGCGCGACATCGCCATGGTGTTCCAGAGCTACGCGCTCTATCCGCACATGACGGTCGAGGACAACATGGCGTTCTCGCTCAAGATGGGCGGCGCGAAGAAGAGCGAGATCGACCCGAAGGTCGCGCGTGCGGCCAAGATCCTGAGCCGCGAACCGCTGCTCGGTCGCCTGCCGAAGGAGCTCTCCGGAGGCCAGCGCCAGCGCGTCGCGATGGGCCGGGCGATCGTCCGCGATCCGAAGGTGTTCCTGTTCGACGAGCCGCTGTCCAACCTCGACGCCAAGCTGCGCGTGCAGATGCGCACCGAGATCAAGGCCCTGCACCAGCGCCTGGGAACCACCATCGTCTACGTGACCCACGACCAGGTCGAGGCCATGACGATGGCCGACAAGATCGTGGTCCTGCATGGTGGCATCGTCGAACAAGTTGGAGCACCACTTGAGCTGTACGACCGTCCGGCTAACTTGTTCGTTGCCGGTTTCATCGGCAGCCCCGCGATGAACCTCATCGAGGGGAAGGTGGAGCGAGACGGCTTTGCAGTCGACGGCGCCAGCGGCCTGACGCTCCCGTTTTCCAATGCGCCGACGGCGAGCCCGGGGCTACCTGCGGTCTACGGTATCCGGCCCGAGCACTTTTCGCTCGACGCCGCAGGGCTTCCCGTCACGGTCGAGGTGGTCGAGCCGACCGGGTCGGAGACCCAGGTGATGGCGCACATCGGTGGGCAGGAGATCACCGCGGTCTTCCGTGAACGCATCACCGCCGGTCCCGGCGAGGTCATCCGGATCGCCGTGCAGAGCGAACACGCGCACCTGTTCGACGCGGCGACCGAGCAACGAATCAACTGAAAGAGCAGGAGCTGGTCAATGGATTTTCTGAGAGTCATCGACTTCCGCGCCAGCATCGCGCAACCGGATGATCCCGTGATGAAGGACCTATCGGCGGGTGACCTTTCGCGTACCAGGTCCCCGGCATCACCCCTGTAGATCTTGCAATGCAATCGAACCTCCATCCATCGTTTCTTCCTGCCGACGTTTCCGGCGCCTTGCTCGTCGGCCGGGTCTGGCGTTCAGGCCCCGTCAACGGACCTTGCGTGGTGCTGGTTCGAGACGGTCGAGTCGTGGACATCACCGCCTCGGCGCCCACGGTCTCCGACCTTCTCGAGCGCCAGGACCTTCTTGAATTCATCCGCAACTGCCCGGGGGAGCCTCTGGGTGAAGTGGCCGGGTGGCTGAACAAGACCATGAAGGCCTCGGGAGAAGCTGGCGCCGAGAAGCTCCTGGCCCCTTGCGACCTGCAGGCCATCAAGGCATGCGGCGTCACCTTCGCCGTGAGCCTGCTGGAGCGCGTCATCGAGGAGCAGGCCGGCGGCGATGCGACCAAGGCCGTGCAGATCCGCACTGAGCTGCAACGCACCATCGGGACGGACCTGTCGGCCATCCGACCCGGCTCGCCCGAAGCGGAAACGCTCAAGCGTGAACTCATCCGCCAGGGTACATGGTCGCAGTACATGGAAGTCGGCATCGGCCCCGATGCCGAAGTGTTCTCGAAGGCGCAGCCCATGTCGGCGGTCGGATTCGGCGCGGACGTCGGATTGCACCCCGGCTCGTCGTGGAACAACCCTGAGCCCGAGATCGTGCTGGCCGTCACCAGTCGCTCGCAGATCGTCGGCGCGACGCTGGGCAACGATGTCAACCTCCGCGACATCGAAGGCCGCAGCGCCCTCCTGCTGGGCAAAGCCAAGGACAACAACGGCTCCTGCGCCATCGGGCCGTTTCTGCGCCTGTTTGACGAGGACTTCACGCTGGACACCATCCGCGCGGCCACCGTGAGCCTGACCATCGAGGGGCAGGACGACGGCTTCCGGCTGGAAGGCGCAAGCCGCATGGCCGAGATCAGCCGCGACCCCGCCGACCTGGTGCGCCAGACCTGCGGTCCACATCACCAGTATCCGGACGGCTTCTTCCTCTTCCTCGGCACGATGTTCTCCCCGATCGAGGACCGCGGGGCCGAAGGCAAGGGCTTCACGCACCGCCTCGGTGACCGCGTGACGATCTCGACGCCGTCGCTGGGCGCCCTGGTCAATCACGTGCAGCGCTCCGATGCCATCGCCCCCTGGACCTTCGGCGTCCGGGCTCTTTACCGAAATCTGTCCTTGCGCGGCATTGCCGCTTCCTGAGGCGAACCGATCAACAGAAGGGACTCATCCATGTCTGCCATCTATCCGAGCCTTGCGGGCAAGCGCGTCGTCATCACGGGAGGGGCCTCCGGCATCGGCGCGGCCATGGTCGAAGCCTTCGCCCGGCAAGGCGCCAAGGTGTTCTTCCTGGACATCGCCGACTTGGAAGGCCGGGCGCTCCAATCGAAGCTCCGCGACAGCGCGCACCCGCCTGTCTTCCATCGCTGTGACCTGACCGACATCCAGGCTGTCCAGGCGACCTTCGCAGCGATCGAGGCATCGGGTGGACCGATCAACGTCCTCGTCAACAACGCAGCCAATGACGATCGACATGAAGTCGACGCCGTCACGACGGACTACTGGGACCAGCGGATCGCCGTCAACCTGCGGCACCAGTTCTTCTGCGCACAAGCTGTTTCGAGCGGAATGAAGGCGGCGGGCGGCGGCGTGATCCTGAACCTCGGCTCCATCTCCTGGCATCTTGCGCTGGCCAACCTGTCGATCTACATGACCGCCAAGGCAGGCATCGAAGGACTGACCAAGGGATTGGCGCGCGACCTCGGCAGATACGACATCCGCGTCAACTGCATCGTTCCGGGTGCGGTGCGCACGCCGCGCCAGATGCAGCTGTGGCAAACACCCGAGAGCGAGGCGAAAGTGGTGGCCGCGCAGTGCCTGCAGCAACGCGTCGACCCGGCACATGTCGCGGCGATGGCGCTCTTTCTGGCGTCGGACGATGCGGCCCGATGCTCCGGGCGCGAGTACTTCGTGGACGCTGGCTGGTACGGCGGATGAACGGCATCGATCCGCATTGCGTCTGGCCACTGGGTGCACAACTCGGCGAAGGCCCAATCTGGCAAGCCTCCGAACGTGCGGTGTATTTCGTCGACATCAAGGGCCGCCGAATACATCGATGGTCGGTGGACTCCGGTCGGCGTGACAGCTGGCCGACTCCGGGACAACCGGGGTTCCTGGTTCCGATCGACGACGAGCAGTTCATCTGCGGCCTGAACGATGGACTCTACTTCTTCGAGCCGTCCAGACCTGCAAGCCAGCGGTTTACGCCTTTGGTGGAAGTCGAGCCGGAGCTTCCCGGAAATCGCCTGAACGATGGTTACGTGGACATCCAGGGGCGAGTGTGGTTCGGATCGATGGATGACAGCGAGTTGGAGCAGTCTGGAGCGCTGTACAGCCTGGCCGCTGGTGGCGGACTCGTGTCCCACGACGCAGGCTATGTCATCACCAACGGCCCGACGATGAGCCCTGATGGCCGCACGCTCTATCACACCGATACGCTCGCGCGTTGCATCTACACCTTCGACGTGGGTGACGATGGACATCTGGCCCACAAGCGGAAGTTCCTGCAAGTCGAGCCTGATGGATACCCCGACGGCATGGCGGTGGATTCCACAGGTTGCCTGTGGGTCGCCATGTTCGGAGGCTGGCGCATCGACCGATTTTCGCCGCAGGGCGAATACCTGGAAAGCGTTCGCTTTCCTTGCGCCAACATAACCAAGCTGGCCTTCGGCGTCGATGACCTGCGCACCGTTTTCGTGACGACCGCCACCAAGGGACTGTCGCGGGACGATCTTCGGCGTCAGCCGCTGGCGGGCGGCTTGTTCTCTTTCCGCTCACCTATCAGCGGTCTGCCTCAGAACCGCTTGCACACAAGGATGGCTGCATGACAGAAGGTAC
This region includes:
- a CDS encoding Gfo/Idh/MocA family protein, with translation MTPTPTRATSPLRIGILGCANIAKQFSRDVAPSQQARVVAVASRSPDTAAAFAVAQGIGRHYGSYEALLSDDEIDAVYVPLPNSLHAEWAIKAAEAGKHVLCEKPLALRRDEAGAMFDAAKRHGVMLLEAFPYYFQPQTGAMLDLLRQGAIGRVRSIQASFGFTLSSPQGNIRMNPELGGGALLDAGSYPLSLIRLVMGCAPQRVQADASWDESGVDMSLAATLYYADGARAQLSCAMDTANHRLAHIVGTQGSITTEFLNHTSVNAGGHPFGYLPSQLRVRRGTPLAIPFEDIRCGAGSGFRFAAEAFAKVIAERDFDAIERAAKASLDNAATLDAIAQSAKERRACNVQ
- a CDS encoding ROK family transcriptional regulator translates to MTHPSDRSARPLVRLTGIKHVREQRKKISTPSPVTGDQAYVKSINRIALLRLLREHAGISRADLSERSGLTRSTVSLLIKELIDEGWLVEADAFVTGTAGRRPTPLKLAGKDMVLLGVDLGPDAIRVVATSIHGEILEASQAALRSKDPDEACHQLVEMATALSAKMARGGSRLLGIGVGLHGPVDKRSGMLEFAPNIGWRHVEIGRRLGAELAQAGLADVPVYYHNEADLAAVGETEFCERPVDDPLVYVSCGVGVGAGIILNHALFTGASGSAGEIGHTTLVIEGQPCSCGRLGCAEAYIGLKAIAAAAGCFQDDVIDRRALRARMSSRNPATRAAFARAGAYLGVLLQNVWTTFNPQVIVLGGETVTFGGDTLLDAASEVLSRYAERAGLIAPVVKTARHSDLATAVGGAAFVLHAMFNPHQPALHSQYVPAPDSV
- a CDS encoding ABC transporter substrate-binding protein, giving the protein MRSIKLVSSALFAAGMWLSSAGALADTTVRLMHVDQNPETGAFYNDVARRFESTHPGVKVEIQYLENESYKKKLTTLLQSPDRPNILYSWGGGTMRDQIKAGVVEDISAPMDAKWRESFMPAALQAFTVNGKVYGVPLQLGQVGFFYNKDLFAKAGVDAGSIKTWDDLLGAVKKIKDSGTTPIIVGGGDKWPLHFYWSHLALRIGGKAAFDSAMQGEGKGFASDTFVQAGTLFQQLTDLKPFQPGYLGATFPQSSGQFGDGKGAMVLQLNSMLGSMKANSANKLGIPEDKLGWFPFPAVAGGKGDPSDTLGGMNGWLVTKGSPKEAVEFLRFFSEAKNQRIPAERGSYIPVVNGTQDAIANPILRQLAENVSKSHYHQIYYDQMLGPSVGAVVNDVSVDLATGKMKPADAAAAVQAAWQRANGTN
- a CDS encoding carbohydrate ABC transporter permease → MIDHSAGAAMPAAPTGWSRAWRRKPSKRVGGTTTVVLFFLPPAILLFTLFVAFPMGAAGWYSFFSWNGYGVPTNFIGLRNFVDLFRNPAFHTALGNNLLIIVGSLAVQLPLALAMAVLLADKVRGTTTFRLIFFLPYILAEIAAGLIWRFVYDGDYGLLAKVWEAFGASAPYVLSEPDLAMYAILVVVIWKYFGFHMILYIAGLQQIDRSLYEAARIDGASRWQIFTRITVPLLGSTIRLSVFFAILGSIQLFDLIMPLTKGGPSDSTQTMVTFLYSYGVTRMEIGFGSAVGVVLFLICVVFAFGYKRILMRHD
- a CDS encoding carbohydrate ABC transporter permease, which encodes MSPVVRYAALFLVAGLVLIPLVATVLGGFKTLGDLRVNPFGFPAQWEWRNYWDILGGSRYWQLMGNSAVIAVLTVILTVMVSAMAAFVFVHIKFFGSTFLINYLLLGLMFPAATAILPLFIQIRDLGLLDNYWGVVLPQVAFGLASSILLFRNYFKQLPAELFEAALIDGCGYFRFFWHIVLPLSRPILATVAVIVFVHSWNSYLLPLVVFNRETLYTWPLGIMAYQGEFSTDWNLVLAFITLTILPAVIMFFAAQKHIVAGLTSGSVKG
- a CDS encoding ABC transporter ATP-binding protein — protein: MSAVSIRRVQKNYGAVQIIRDVNVEIDDGEFVILVGPSGCGKSTLLRMIAGLEDISAGEIRIGERVVNDVEPKERDIAMVFQSYALYPHMTVEDNMAFSLKMGGAKKSEIDPKVARAAKILSREPLLGRLPKELSGGQRQRVAMGRAIVRDPKVFLFDEPLSNLDAKLRVQMRTEIKALHQRLGTTIVYVTHDQVEAMTMADKIVVLHGGIVEQVGAPLELYDRPANLFVAGFIGSPAMNLIEGKVERDGFAVDGASGLTLPFSNAPTASPGLPAVYGIRPEHFSLDAAGLPVTVEVVEPTGSETQVMAHIGGQEITAVFRERITAGPGEVIRIAVQSEHAHLFDAATEQRIN
- a CDS encoding fumarylacetoacetate hydrolase family protein; protein product: MQSNLHPSFLPADVSGALLVGRVWRSGPVNGPCVVLVRDGRVVDITASAPTVSDLLERQDLLEFIRNCPGEPLGEVAGWLNKTMKASGEAGAEKLLAPCDLQAIKACGVTFAVSLLERVIEEQAGGDATKAVQIRTELQRTIGTDLSAIRPGSPEAETLKRELIRQGTWSQYMEVGIGPDAEVFSKAQPMSAVGFGADVGLHPGSSWNNPEPEIVLAVTSRSQIVGATLGNDVNLRDIEGRSALLLGKAKDNNGSCAIGPFLRLFDEDFTLDTIRAATVSLTIEGQDDGFRLEGASRMAEISRDPADLVRQTCGPHHQYPDGFFLFLGTMFSPIEDRGAEGKGFTHRLGDRVTISTPSLGALVNHVQRSDAIAPWTFGVRALYRNLSLRGIAAS
- a CDS encoding SDR family NAD(P)-dependent oxidoreductase codes for the protein MSAIYPSLAGKRVVITGGASGIGAAMVEAFARQGAKVFFLDIADLEGRALQSKLRDSAHPPVFHRCDLTDIQAVQATFAAIEASGGPINVLVNNAANDDRHEVDAVTTDYWDQRIAVNLRHQFFCAQAVSSGMKAAGGGVILNLGSISWHLALANLSIYMTAKAGIEGLTKGLARDLGRYDIRVNCIVPGAVRTPRQMQLWQTPESEAKVVAAQCLQQRVDPAHVAAMALFLASDDAARCSGREYFVDAGWYGG
- a CDS encoding SMP-30/gluconolactonase/LRE family protein, with protein sequence MNGIDPHCVWPLGAQLGEGPIWQASERAVYFVDIKGRRIHRWSVDSGRRDSWPTPGQPGFLVPIDDEQFICGLNDGLYFFEPSRPASQRFTPLVEVEPELPGNRLNDGYVDIQGRVWFGSMDDSELEQSGALYSLAAGGGLVSHDAGYVITNGPTMSPDGRTLYHTDTLARCIYTFDVGDDGHLAHKRKFLQVEPDGYPDGMAVDSTGCLWVAMFGGWRIDRFSPQGEYLESVRFPCANITKLAFGVDDLRTVFVTTATKGLSRDDLRRQPLAGGLFSFRSPISGLPQNRLHTRMAA